The proteins below are encoded in one region of Epinephelus lanceolatus isolate andai-2023 chromosome 7, ASM4190304v1, whole genome shotgun sequence:
- the il12ba gene encoding interleukin 12Ba precursor, whose product MNAKMKLFIVGIICALWQVSHQNPMGHWTLMPHILVVEVDGTLGQQPLSCLEFPEDLTGRGGMNEDIFWRRNGVEEEQTGNTYLLQLEESLGGGNYTCHRKDGSLLNYTVVLIQEEETNRRRILVKNGQEDYLECSAQNYNGEFHCSWTWHSSRVGKVAFIKARRVTDDSGTQCSVDASGQDWTCSSGQSNFRCSVDDSGHRILCVDEQHCPYAEETQHIHINVYVTTEHFLVENYSKHFYLSEILKPDKVNISKVNTTVIEWSYPSSWSSPYSYFPLTFQIAQLRRGCKRCDNPCTGLKATKTLTVHSTDICQFEVKHKAKAICVRAKDAFCDSQWSEWSHIRLKKHKKNKKSKHQQDKS is encoded by the exons ATGAATGCCAAG ATGAAGTTGTTTATTGTCGGTATCATCTGTGCATTATGGCAAGTCAGTCATCAAAATCCAATGGGCCACTGGACTCTGATGCCCCACA TTTTGGTCGTGGAGGTGGATGGCACTTTGGGCCAGCAGCCACTGAGCTGCCTGGAGTTTCCAGAGGATCTTACGGGAAGAGGTGGCATGAATGAGGATATTTTTTGGAGGAGGAACGGAGTGGAGGAAgaacagacaggaaacacatatctgctgcagctggaggaaaGCTTAGGAGGGGGAAACTACACCTGCCACCGCAAGGATGGATCGCTCCTCAATTACACTGTAGTCCTGATCCAAGAGGAAGAGACTAACAGGAGGAGGATCCTTGTGAAAAACGGCCAAG AAGATTATTTAGAGTGCTCTGCCCAAAATTACAACGGAGAGTTCCACTGCTCTTGGACCTGGCACAGCAGTCGCGTAGGCAAAGTGGCATTTATCAAAGCTCGACG TGTGACTGACGACAGTGGCACCCAGTGTTCTGTGGATGCCAGCGGTCAAGATTGGACATGCTCTTCGGGTCAGAGTAACTTCAGATGTTCAGTGGACGACAGCGGACACAGGATCTTGTGCGTAGACGAGCAGCACTGCCCCTATGCTGAGGAGACCCAGCATATTCACATCAATGTCTACGTGACGACGGAGCATTTCCTGGTGGAGAACTACTCGAAACATTTTTACCTGTCAGAGATCt TGAAACCCGATAAGGTGAATATCAGTAAAGTCAACACCACGGTGATAGAGTGGAGTTACCCGAGCTCTTGGAGCAGTCCCTACTCCTACTTCCCCCTCACTTTCCAGATTGCACAGCTCAGGAGGGGTTGCAAAAGGTGTGACAACCCGTGCACTGGCTTAAAAGCCACTAAG ACCCTGACAGTCCACTCGACAGACATTTGTCAGTTTGAAGTCAAGCACAAGGCTAAGGCCATCTGTGTCCGGGCTAAAGATGCTTTCTGTGACTCACAATGGAGCGAGTGGAGCCATATCAG ATTGAAGAAACACAAGAAGAACAAAAAGAGCAAACATCAGCAAGACAAATCATGA